The DNA sequence CTCGGACGCGGAGCTGGCCCGCCTGGTCGACACCGACAGGGATGCCGATGCTGGGGCCGGCGACGAGCATGCCGACGACGCCGGAACGGGGGAGTAGGCCGTGGCCGTTCGCGAGAGAGGACGTCACAGTGCAGCGGCGGATCCGAGGCTGTGGGTCCTCGGTGGCCTAGCATCGCTGTGGGGTATTGGTGTGCTGGTCTGCTCTACCCTGGGAGAGTCGGATGACCCGGCGTCCTGGCCGGTCGGGGTCTGGTCGGGGCAGGTGAGCGTGGCAGTTCCGATCATCACGGTCGTGCTGGTGGCCGCCATGGCAGCAGCAGGGGTGTGGTTGTGGCGGCGAATCTCCGGTGGGACGGCCGCGACGCTCAAGCCCTACCGCGTGGCCGCCGGTGAGATGGTCGACCCGCGGAGGCTGGAGCAGATCACCGAGAACAAGGCCACCTGCTCGCGCGACCACCTGGTGCCCGCTTTAAAGGGCACGTCCGGGCCGGTGGGTATCAAGTTGGGCACGACGCTGCGGCGGAACATGCCGGTCTACCTCGACTGGGAGTCGACGCTGCTGGTGGTGGCCGGCCCGAGGATGGGCAAGACCCAGGCGATCGCCCTTCCAGCGATCGCTACTGCCCCTGGGGCGGTGATCGCGACGTCGAACAAGCCAGACATCTACGCACTGTCCCACCAGTACCGTCGCACCCGGGGACGAGTGTGGTGCTTCGACCCGCAGGACGTGGCCGCCGGGGTGACGAACTTCTGGTGGAATCCGCTGGGACGGGTCCGCGAGCTGGTCGACGCCGAGCGCCTGGCCGGGTGGCTGACCAGCGCGATCGGTAAGTCCGACACGGCCAACCAGACCAACAAGTACTTCGACGACGAGGGCGAGCGGGTGCTGGCGTACCTGATCATGGCCGCCGCCGTCGGCGGTGGGGACCTGGTGCACGTGTTCGAGTGGCTGCAGGACTTCCACGACCAGACGCCGGTGACGCTGCTGCGGGACGCCGGATTGTCCAGCACCGCGGACAGCCTGACGGCGGTGCAGACGATGGAGTACCGCCAGCGCGACGGCATCGTCGGCTTCGCCCGCCAGCCGGTCGCACTGCTCAACCACCGCCGGTTCGCCCAGCTGGTCACCCCGCCGCAGCGGGTGCGGTTCGTCCGCGACGACGACGGGCTGCTGCTGCGGGAGCCGACCGAGGGGCTGCACGACCGGGAGCTGGCCGAGTTCGTCCCGGCGGAGTTCCCCGACTCGACCGATACGCTGTACGCGCTATCAAGGGACACCGGACGGTCGGCCGCGGGGCTGCTGACCGCGTTGACTGCCGAGGTGCTGGAGGAGGCCGTCGACCACGGTGCCCGCCACGGCGGCCGGCTGCCGGTGCCGATGGTTGCAGTCCTCGACGAGGTCGCCAACATCTGCCGGATGGCCGAGCTGCCCCGCCAGGTCAGCCACTTCGGGTCCCGGGGGGTGATCACGATCACGATCCTGCAGTCGCCGGGGCAAGCCCGCGGCGTGTGGGGCGCCGAGGGCTGGGACGCGCTGCGGTCGTCGTCGGCGGCGAAGCTGTACGGCGGCAACGTCTCGGACGAGGCGTACCTGCGGGACCTGTCGGCGGCGGTGGGCCACCACAGCGTGGCCTACGGGTCGCGGTCGACGTCGTCGTCGGGGGTGTCGCATTCGACGAACGTGCATCGTGAGCCGATCCTGGAGTCCGATGACCTGGAGGCCCTGCCGAAGCAGCTCGCGCTGCTGCAGACCCCGGGC is a window from the Corynebacterium bovis DSM 20582 = CIP 54.80 genome containing:
- a CDS encoding type IV secretory system conjugative DNA transfer family protein, with the protein product MAVPIITVVLVAAMAAAGVWLWRRISGGTAATLKPYRVAAGEMVDPRRLEQITENKATCSRDHLVPALKGTSGPVGIKLGTTLRRNMPVYLDWESTLLVVAGPRMGKTQAIALPAIATAPGAVIATSNKPDIYALSHQYRRTRGRVWCFDPQDVAAGVTNFWWNPLGRVRELVDAERLAGWLTSAIGKSDTANQTNKYFDDEGERVLAYLIMAAAVGGGDLVHVFEWLQDFHDQTPVTLLRDAGLSSTADSLTAVQTMEYRQRDGIVGFARQPVALLNHRRFAQLVTPPQRVRFVRDDDGLLLREPTEGLHDRELAEFVPAEFPDSTDTLYALSRDTGRSAAGLLTALTAEVLEEAVDHGARHGGRLPVPMVAVLDEVANICRMAELPRQVSHFGSRGVITITILQSPGQARGVWGAEGWDALRSSSAAKLYGGNVSDEAYLRDLSAAVGHHSVAYGSRSTSSSGVSHSTNVHREPILESDDLEALPKQLALLQTPGNRPVLVRKDFIFNNRELNRRMRDDTTSGEEAK